GAGCTCGCCCCCGACATCGTGCTGATGGACGTGCGCATGCCCGGCATGGACGGGATCGAGGCGACCGCCGAGATCGTCGCGCGGCACCCGGCGACGCGCGTCATCGTGCTGACCACGTTCGACCTCGACGAGTACGCGTTCGCCGGGCTGCGGGCCGGGGCGAGCGGGTTCCTCGTGAAGGACACGCGGCCCGAGCACCTGATGGAGGCGATCCGCGCGGTCGCCGACGGCGACGCCGCGATCTCGCCGCGGGTGACGCGGCGCATGATCGAGCTGCTCGGGCCGACCATGCCCGCGACCGGCGGGGCGGCCGGCACCGGGGAGGGCGCGGCCGACCCGCGCCTGCGCCCGCTGACCGCGCGCGAGCTGGAGGTGCTCACGGCGCTGGCCGAGGGGCTCACCAACCAGGAGATCGCCGGGCGGCTGTTCCTGTCGGAGTCCACCGTGAAGACGCACGTCGGGCGGGTGCTCGCGAAGCTCGAGGT
The genomic region above belongs to Clavibacter phaseoli and contains:
- a CDS encoding response regulator transcription factor → MTDTSTPVRVLIVDDQALVRMGFRMVLDAEPGIEVVGEAADGRAAVERASELAPDIVLMDVRMPGMDGIEATAEIVARHPATRVIVLTTFDLDEYAFAGLRAGASGFLVKDTRPEHLMEAIRAVADGDAAISPRVTRRMIELLGPTMPATGGAAGTGEGAADPRLRPLTARELEVLTALAEGLTNQEIAGRLFLSESTVKTHVGRVLAKLEVRDRVQAVILAYDCGLVRPGA